Proteins encoded by one window of Lactobacillus sp. ESL0684:
- a CDS encoding ABC transporter transmembrane domain-containing protein, producing MGIFFKLGWFFKKEKRRYIVGITFLALTSVANLVPPRILGLMSDQLNRGFITWSKYAGLILAIIVASILLYVFRYFWRKQIWGGAAELERQLRSKLFQHFMVMDRTFYQRHRTGDLMAHATNDVSAVQDVAGEGVLTLVDSLIMGLSTIVAMVVFVDWRLTLVAILPLPFLAWGAWKLGLHLHDAFDESQAAFSWLNNKTQESVSGMKVLKTFGQGKEDTATFGQLVDDTIKINKKVFKWDSLFDPLGTIIIGLTYTITIIYGGLLVTNKVLSIGQLVSFIAYIGNMVWPMFAIGYLFNILERGSASYDRIEKLLDEQPQITDQHADQDLDEVAIAGDLKYQIKTFAYPDEPQLPVLHDIDFTLKTGQTLGLVGKVGAGKTTIIQLLLREFDQYDGQITLNGHDIRQIPLNTLLRQIAYVPQDNYLFSTSIQKNIAFSQIDAADSEVTLAAQKSDLNEDILQMPHGYQTLVGENGISLSGGQKQRLAIARALLKQSQILVLDDALSAVDARTEQAILKSLSKERQGKTTLIATHRLTSVMNADLILVLKDGQIIERGTHEQLLAADGWYAEMWRRQEFAQKVGD from the coding sequence ATGGGTATATTTTTTAAATTAGGTTGGTTTTTTAAGAAGGAAAAAAGGCGCTACATAGTCGGGATTACTTTTTTGGCTTTGACGTCTGTGGCCAATTTAGTACCGCCCCGTATTTTAGGATTGATGTCTGATCAATTGAATCGAGGCTTTATTACTTGGTCAAAATATGCAGGATTGATTTTGGCAATTATTGTCGCATCAATTTTGTTATATGTTTTCCGCTATTTTTGGCGTAAGCAAATTTGGGGCGGCGCAGCAGAGCTTGAACGCCAATTACGGTCAAAATTATTCCAGCACTTTATGGTGATGGATCGCACTTTTTACCAACGTCATCGCACAGGTGATTTAATGGCGCATGCTACTAATGATGTTTCGGCAGTTCAAGATGTAGCTGGTGAAGGCGTTTTAACTTTGGTAGATTCGCTGATCATGGGATTGTCGACAATAGTAGCAATGGTCGTATTTGTTGATTGGCGCTTGACGTTAGTAGCGATCTTGCCACTACCATTTTTGGCTTGGGGCGCTTGGAAATTAGGGCTTCATCTGCATGATGCGTTTGATGAATCACAGGCGGCTTTTTCATGGCTAAATAATAAGACTCAAGAGTCAGTTTCGGGAATGAAAGTACTTAAGACCTTTGGTCAGGGTAAGGAAGATACTGCCACATTTGGACAATTGGTTGACGATACTATCAAGATTAATAAAAAGGTTTTTAAGTGGGATTCATTGTTTGACCCTTTAGGTACAATTATTATCGGGCTAACTTACACCATTACGATTATTTATGGTGGTCTATTAGTAACCAATAAAGTTCTGTCAATCGGTCAATTGGTTTCCTTTATTGCTTACATTGGCAACATGGTTTGGCCAATGTTTGCGATTGGCTATCTATTTAACATTTTAGAACGTGGCAGTGCTAGTTATGATCGCATAGAAAAGTTACTGGATGAGCAGCCGCAAATTACGGATCAACATGCCGACCAGGATTTGGATGAAGTCGCCATTGCTGGTGACTTGAAATATCAAATTAAGACATTTGCCTATCCTGATGAACCGCAATTGCCAGTACTACATGACATTGATTTCACACTAAAGACTGGACAAACTTTAGGTTTGGTTGGCAAGGTTGGAGCAGGTAAAACAACGATTATTCAGCTACTGCTGCGTGAATTTGATCAATATGATGGTCAAATCACTCTAAATGGTCATGATATTCGGCAAATTCCATTGAATACTTTATTAAGACAAATTGCTTATGTCCCACAAGATAATTACTTGTTTTCAACTAGTATTCAAAAGAATATTGCTTTTTCTCAAATTGATGCCGCAGATTCTGAAGTTACTTTGGCTGCCCAAAAAAGTGATTTGAATGAGGATATTTTGCAAATGCCGCATGGCTATCAAACCTTGGTCGGTGAAAATGGGATTTCCTTGTCTGGTGGGCAAAAGCAGCGCTTGGCAATTGCTAGGGCATTGCTTAAGCAGAGCCAAATCTTGGTATTGGATGATGCATTATCAGCAGTTGATGCTAGAACTGAACAAGCGATTTTGAAGTCCTTAAGTAAAGAACGACAGGGTAAAACGACATTAATTGCCACACACAGATTAACCTCGGTTATGAATGCCGATTTAATTTTGGTCTTAAAAGATGGCCAGATTATTGAGCGTGGCACCCATGAACAACTATTAGCTGCAGATGGTTGGTATGCAGAAATGTGGCGCAGACAGGAATTTGCGCAAAAGGTAGGTGATTAA
- a CDS encoding ABC transporter ATP-binding protein produces the protein MDSQNNNESVWSKEIPVKEQLSIFKRLVKFVLHFKNEMIIAGIGAFLVSVINMLLPYGLQYFLDNYLVKLNVPTQVILYAGLLYAVGTVVKGTLQFIYEYFFALGSEKTLEGLRKELYQKLHTLGMRYFDQTPAGSIVSRVTNDTMTLSNFLTVLSSVVISFFSIVSALVAMFSTNQVAAWIVLAFLPILLVVIWQYSKRSSKLYRNYRERLSRINTNLNESIEGVSLIQQFKQEERMTNNFEHENETLLKTRFSMINLNSFLLSPLTNLLYSLAVAATLMYFGFPMRQTFVPAGIVYAFSQYISQFFNPISNMMDQMTFFQDGIVAGKRIFRILDDTNYEPEQDAETGLTITEGKIEFRHVSFSYDGENEILHDISFTVNPGQTLGIVGHTGSGKSSIINVMMRFYDFHEGEILIDDVDIKKYPKEELRRKLGLVLQDPFMFYGDINSNIRLYNQQITDEHIVAAAKTVQADDFIEKLPGKYEAKVGEGGSEFSQGQRQLISFARTLVTDPKILVLDEATANVDTETETLIQQGLARLRQGRTTLAIAHRLSTIVDADQIIVLDGGRIIERGNHEELLKQKGYYYNLYNMQNSGK, from the coding sequence TTGGATTCACAAAATAATAATGAATCAGTCTGGTCAAAAGAGATTCCAGTCAAAGAACAGCTTAGTATTTTTAAACGATTAGTTAAGTTTGTACTACATTTTAAGAATGAAATGATTATTGCGGGAATTGGTGCATTCTTAGTTAGTGTTATCAATATGCTGTTACCGTATGGCTTGCAATATTTCTTGGATAATTACCTGGTGAAGCTCAACGTTCCTACCCAAGTAATTTTATATGCCGGATTATTGTATGCAGTTGGAACTGTAGTTAAAGGCACTTTACAGTTTATTTATGAGTATTTTTTTGCTCTAGGTTCAGAAAAAACACTTGAGGGATTAAGAAAAGAACTGTATCAAAAATTGCATACCTTAGGAATGCGGTATTTCGATCAGACGCCAGCCGGCTCAATCGTGTCACGGGTGACCAATGATACGATGACATTAAGTAATTTCTTAACGGTTTTGTCGAGTGTGGTTATTTCATTTTTTTCAATTGTTTCGGCATTGGTAGCAATGTTTTCTACTAATCAAGTTGCAGCTTGGATAGTGCTTGCATTTTTACCAATTTTGCTAGTGGTTATTTGGCAATATTCTAAGCGAAGTTCCAAGTTGTATCGCAATTACCGTGAACGTCTTAGTCGGATTAATACTAATTTGAACGAATCAATCGAGGGGGTTTCCTTGATTCAACAGTTTAAGCAAGAAGAGCGGATGACCAATAATTTCGAGCATGAAAATGAAACCTTGCTTAAAACTAGATTTAGTATGATCAATCTCAATTCGTTTTTGCTATCGCCATTAACCAATTTGCTATATTCATTAGCAGTAGCTGCTACTTTGATGTACTTTGGCTTTCCAATGCGACAGACTTTTGTGCCTGCCGGAATTGTTTATGCATTTTCACAATATATTTCGCAATTTTTTAATCCGATTTCTAATATGATGGATCAAATGACCTTCTTTCAAGACGGGATAGTTGCTGGTAAGCGAATTTTTCGTATCCTGGATGATACTAATTATGAGCCCGAGCAAGATGCAGAAACAGGATTAACGATTACTGAAGGTAAAATAGAGTTTAGACACGTCAGTTTTTCTTATGATGGTGAAAATGAAATTTTGCATGATATTTCCTTTACGGTTAATCCAGGACAAACTCTGGGAATAGTTGGTCATACTGGTTCTGGTAAAAGCTCAATTATCAACGTGATGATGCGTTTTTATGATTTTCATGAAGGAGAAATTCTGATTGATGATGTAGATATTAAAAAATATCCTAAAGAGGAACTGCGGCGCAAGTTGGGACTGGTATTGCAAGATCCATTTATGTTTTATGGTGATATTAATTCTAATATCAGATTATATAATCAACAAATTACTGATGAGCATATTGTCGCCGCGGCAAAAACTGTACAAGCTGATGATTTCATTGAAAAACTACCAGGAAAATATGAGGCCAAGGTTGGTGAAGGCGGTAGTGAATTTAGCCAAGGGCAGCGGCAGTTAATCTCTTTTGCACGGACACTAGTAACGGATCCCAAAATTTTGGTTTTAGATGAAGCAACAGCTAATGTCGATACTGAAACTGAAACGCTAATTCAGCAAGGCTTAGCACGTTTGCGTCAAGGCAGAACCACTTTAGCGATTGCACACCGCTTGTCGACGATCGTTGATGCCGATCAAATTATTGTTTTAGATGGTGGTCGAATTATTGAACGCGGCAATCATGAAGAATTGCTTAAACAAAAGGGATACTATTATAATCTGTATAATATGCAAAATAGTGGTAAATAA
- a CDS encoding FAD-binding oxidoreductase, giving the protein MEYHKIDQTDRENLSKLVAEPERFIDKPTKHWDHDQFGTVKAMPDVVIQPVDNDEVMRVVQYADEHHIPLVPRGNSTGLMGANLSVDGGISLDMVKMNRILDYDNESLTMTVQAGTRLKDIEEYLSDKPFTYMPAPAMHWATIGGNVSTNAGGLKAIKYGVTREHIRELKVVLPNGKLYKFGSKAVKSSSGYSLRDLIVGAEGTLGVVTEVTVRLYPKPRKSINAIIPYPTLTDAIKSVPAILESGVVPTTVEFMGRKVIDLWEKYSGDKFPLEHGNGFIIVGLDAFTDGELQAELNQTLETVKRFKAQSAVVLDADSDEAKKIWQCREELLLAIQKSTPQMDEIDICVPINHIPDVLNRIEQLEQELKIRIPNFGHAGDGNLHIYLCSDKMSEAEYAEVKDQVIKELYRTAKALDGNMSGEHGIGYARADNFEDFYGHEYTELLRKVKNLFDPNHILNPGKIFKM; this is encoded by the coding sequence ATGGAATATCATAAAATCGATCAAACAGACCGTGAAAATCTTAGTAAATTGGTTGCAGAACCAGAGCGCTTTATCGACAAGCCGACTAAACATTGGGATCATGACCAATTTGGCACTGTTAAAGCTATGCCAGATGTAGTTATCCAGCCTGTTGACAATGATGAAGTTATGCGGGTTGTGCAGTATGCTGATGAGCATCATATTCCACTAGTTCCTCGCGGAAACTCAACTGGATTAATGGGAGCCAACTTGTCCGTTGATGGTGGTATTTCACTTGATATGGTCAAAATGAATCGAATTCTGGATTACGATAATGAAAGTTTGACAATGACAGTTCAAGCTGGGACTAGGTTAAAAGATATTGAAGAATATTTAAGTGATAAGCCATTTACTTATATGCCAGCACCAGCAATGCATTGGGCTACAATTGGTGGAAATGTTTCAACTAATGCTGGTGGTTTAAAAGCAATTAAGTATGGAGTAACAAGAGAACATATTCGTGAACTAAAAGTTGTTTTGCCTAATGGAAAACTCTACAAGTTTGGTTCTAAAGCCGTCAAATCATCATCTGGTTATTCGCTTAGAGATTTAATTGTCGGTGCTGAGGGTACTTTGGGAGTAGTAACTGAAGTAACTGTACGTTTGTATCCGAAACCACGTAAATCGATCAACGCGATCATTCCGTATCCAACTTTAACGGACGCAATTAAGTCGGTACCAGCGATTTTAGAGTCAGGCGTAGTACCAACTACAGTTGAATTTATGGGACGCAAAGTAATCGACTTATGGGAAAAATATTCTGGAGATAAGTTCCCACTTGAACATGGAAACGGCTTTATCATTGTTGGACTTGACGCTTTTACTGATGGAGAATTACAAGCGGAACTAAACCAAACTTTAGAAACTGTTAAACGTTTTAAGGCACAAAGTGCGGTTGTTTTGGATGCAGATTCAGACGAAGCAAAAAAGATTTGGCAATGTCGTGAAGAGCTATTGTTAGCTATTCAAAAATCAACACCACAAATGGATGAAATTGATATTTGTGTGCCAATTAATCATATTCCTGATGTGCTGAATCGGATCGAACAGCTTGAACAAGAATTAAAAATTCGCATTCCTAACTTTGGTCATGCTGGTGATGGTAATTTGCATATTTATCTTTGTTCAGACAAAATGTCCGAAGCTGAATATGCTGAAGTCAAAGATCAGGTAATTAAAGAGTTGTATCGCACTGCTAAAGCACTTGATGGTAATATGTCTGGTGAGCATGGTATCGGTTATGCACGAGCAGATAACTTTGAAGACTTTTATGGTCATGAATATACTGAGCTATTACGTAAAGTTAAGAATCTGTTTGATCCAAACCATATTTTGAATCCTGGTAAGATTTTTAAAATGTAA
- a CDS encoding 1-acyl-sn-glycerol-3-phosphate acyltransferase → MFYRFIRPVARFVVWILNGHLHVFHQDRIPDGNYILAAPHRTWWEPILFALAASPKEFMFMAKIELFKNPILRFILNHAHAFAVDRKHPGPSTLKIPIKGLKQGNYSLIIFPSGTRHSNDLKGGTLAIAKLSGKPIVPVVYQGPLTFSGLLKRQSLNVCFGKPIHVDHKMKLNHDNEAKFGQQLQAAWDQIDHEQNPNFHYEAK, encoded by the coding sequence TTGTTTTATCGTTTTATTCGTCCAGTCGCTCGATTTGTTGTCTGGATTCTAAATGGCCACTTACACGTTTTCCATCAGGATAGAATTCCTGATGGAAATTATATCTTAGCTGCACCACATCGAACCTGGTGGGAGCCAATCTTATTTGCACTTGCAGCTAGTCCTAAGGAATTTATGTTTATGGCTAAAATTGAATTATTCAAAAATCCAATTTTGCGTTTTATTCTAAATCATGCTCATGCTTTTGCTGTTGATCGCAAACATCCTGGTCCTTCAACGCTCAAAATTCCAATTAAGGGCCTAAAGCAAGGTAATTACTCCTTGATCATTTTTCCCTCTGGAACTCGGCATTCAAATGATCTAAAAGGTGGTACTTTAGCCATTGCCAAATTATCTGGTAAGCCAATCGTACCAGTCGTTTATCAAGGTCCTCTCACATTTAGTGGTCTGCTTAAAAGACAATCACTTAATGTTTGTTTTGGTAAACCAATCCATGTTGACCACAAAATGAAACTAAATCATGATAATGAAGCCAAATTTGGTCAACAGTTACAAGCCGCTTGGGACCAAATTGACCACGAGCAAAATCCAAATTTTCATTACGAAGCTAAATAA
- a CDS encoding GIY-YIG nuclease family protein, with product MAILKENERIDYMYSDNLKIIQDKTAFSFSLDTLLLAASAKVAIRDRFKVVDLCAGNCAASLYMSQFNRANYDAIEIQPAAASQAKRSVELNHLENRITVYEADVKDATNFLRKDSYDVVVVNPPYFKVPTGHEVNPDPKKAIARHEILINLEEIISVASGLLKMKGKLFMVHRPERLNEITYFCLKHDLSIKMVQPYVAHRGEDSNLIIVEAVKHTASDGLVLKDAVEVHDQAGNYLPAIEQIIHEQPTSKLNSTKDYYFYVLLCHDGSFYGGFTDNLQKRLNAHNAGKGAKYTRARRPVKMIYHEKFADKSLALKREYWFKHHSRAWKEQFLRDHHVEF from the coding sequence ATGGCAATTTTAAAAGAAAATGAACGGATCGATTATATGTACAGCGATAACCTGAAAATAATTCAAGACAAAACTGCGTTTAGTTTTTCATTAGATACACTATTATTGGCTGCAAGTGCCAAAGTAGCAATTCGCGATCGTTTTAAAGTGGTAGATTTATGTGCAGGTAATTGTGCAGCTAGTCTATACATGTCTCAGTTTAATCGGGCAAACTACGATGCAATTGAGATTCAACCAGCAGCTGCTTCTCAAGCCAAACGTTCAGTAGAACTTAATCATTTAGAAAACCGAATTACTGTTTACGAAGCTGATGTTAAAGATGCCACTAACTTTTTGCGTAAGGACTCCTATGATGTTGTGGTCGTTAATCCTCCTTATTTTAAGGTTCCTACTGGGCATGAAGTTAATCCTGATCCCAAAAAGGCAATTGCTCGCCACGAAATCTTGATTAATCTAGAAGAAATTATCAGTGTTGCTAGTGGTTTACTTAAGATGAAAGGTAAGTTATTCATGGTACATCGACCTGAGCGACTTAATGAGATTACCTATTTTTGTCTTAAGCATGACTTAAGCATCAAAATGGTTCAGCCCTATGTTGCTCATCGCGGTGAAGATAGTAATTTAATTATTGTTGAAGCGGTGAAACATACGGCAAGTGACGGCTTAGTATTAAAAGATGCTGTTGAGGTCCATGATCAAGCAGGCAATTATTTACCGGCAATTGAGCAAATTATTCATGAGCAGCCTACTAGCAAACTTAATTCAACTAAAGATTATTACTTTTATGTACTTTTGTGTCATGATGGTAGCTTTTATGGCGGCTTTACCGATAATTTGCAAAAAAGGCTTAATGCTCATAATGCAGGCAAGGGAGCAAAGTATACTAGGGCTCGTAGACCGGTTAAAATGATTTATCATGAAAAATTTGCTGATAAAAGTTTAGCTTTAAAAAGGGAATATTGGTTTAAACACCATTCAAGAGCTTGGAAGGAGCAGTTTTTACGTGATCATCATGTTGAATTTTAA
- the rpsB gene encoding 30S ribosomal protein S2, giving the protein MSVVSMKQLLEAGVHFGHQTRRWDPKMAPYIFTQRNGIYIIDLQKTIKMLDDAYSFMRAIAQDGGVILFVGTKKQAQDSIAEEATRAGQYYINQRWLGGTLTNWKTIQSRVQRLKDLKKMAEDGTFDVLPKKEASLLTKEKDKLERFLGGIEDMPRIPDVLFVVDPKKEKIAVHEANILGIPVVAMVDTNTDPDPVDVVIPSNDDAIRAIRLISGAMADAVIEGKQGQDDTESVEAEMTNAEGETEDVEVTETVTESNED; this is encoded by the coding sequence ATGTCAGTAGTTTCAATGAAACAATTACTTGAAGCCGGTGTTCATTTTGGTCACCAAACTAGAAGATGGGATCCTAAGATGGCTCCTTACATTTTCACTCAAAGAAACGGCATTTACATTATTGATTTGCAAAAGACCATCAAGATGCTCGATGACGCATATTCATTCATGAGAGCAATCGCTCAAGATGGTGGCGTTATTCTCTTTGTTGGTACTAAAAAACAGGCCCAAGATTCTATTGCTGAAGAAGCAACTCGTGCAGGTCAATACTACATTAATCAACGTTGGTTAGGTGGTACTTTGACTAACTGGAAGACAATCCAAAGCAGAGTGCAAAGATTAAAAGATTTAAAGAAGATGGCAGAAGATGGTACTTTTGATGTGCTACCAAAGAAGGAAGCTTCACTGCTAACTAAAGAAAAGGATAAACTTGAAAGATTTTTAGGTGGTATCGAAGATATGCCTAGAATTCCAGATGTTTTGTTCGTAGTTGACCCTAAGAAAGAAAAGATTGCAGTTCACGAAGCTAACATTCTCGGTATTCCAGTCGTTGCTATGGTTGATACTAATACTGATCCAGATCCAGTTGATGTTGTGATTCCATCTAATGATGACGCAATCCGGGCTATTCGCTTGATTTCTGGTGCGATGGCTGATGCTGTTATTGAAGGCAAGCAGGGTCAAGATGATACCGAAAGCGTAGAAGCAGAAATGACTAACGCTGAAGGCGAAACCGAGGATGTAGAAGTTACTGAAACTGTTACAGAATCAAACGAAGATTAG
- the tsf gene encoding translation elongation factor Ts, translated as MAQITAKQVKELRDRTGAGMMDSKKALVESDGDIEKAIDILKEKGVAKAAKKSGRIAAEGLAEFAFAGNDAVLVEINSETDFVSSNDKFVKLVDDVTKAILAAKPANVEEALEAPMGESTIGKEITNLTAVIGEKITLRRFDLITKNDDEVFGAYKHNGGAIAAVATLKGDSEEAAKNVAMHVAAINPEYLNRESVPEADLERQKEIFTKETENEGKPAKIVPKIVQGRVNKYLSEICLVDQPYVKDSDQTVAEYAKSTGSEVVGFTRYEVGEGIEKKQEDFAAEVQEQMK; from the coding sequence ATGGCACAGATTACTGCTAAACAAGTTAAGGAGTTACGTGATCGTACCGGTGCAGGTATGATGGACTCCAAGAAGGCTTTAGTTGAATCAGATGGTGACATTGAGAAGGCAATTGACATCTTAAAAGAAAAAGGTGTTGCTAAAGCCGCTAAGAAGAGTGGTCGAATTGCTGCTGAAGGTTTAGCTGAGTTTGCTTTTGCAGGCAATGATGCAGTCTTAGTTGAGATTAATTCAGAAACTGACTTTGTTTCATCTAATGATAAGTTTGTAAAATTAGTTGATGATGTTACTAAGGCAATTTTAGCTGCAAAGCCAGCTAATGTTGAAGAAGCCTTGGAAGCTCCAATGGGTGAATCAACGATTGGTAAGGAAATTACTAATTTGACTGCTGTTATTGGTGAAAAGATCACTTTAAGACGTTTTGATCTTATTACTAAGAATGATGATGAAGTTTTTGGTGCTTATAAGCATAATGGTGGTGCTATTGCTGCTGTTGCAACTTTAAAGGGCGATAGTGAAGAAGCTGCTAAGAATGTAGCAATGCACGTAGCCGCAATTAATCCAGAATACTTGAATAGAGAATCTGTTCCAGAAGCAGATTTGGAACGTCAAAAAGAAATCTTTACTAAAGAGACTGAAAATGAGGGTAAACCTGCAAAGATTGTACCTAAGATTGTTCAGGGTCGAGTAAACAAATACTTAAGTGAAATTTGTTTAGTTGATCAACCTTACGTTAAAGATTCTGATCAAACAGTTGCTGAATATGCAAAATCAACTGGTAGTGAAGTCGTTGGTTTTACTCGTTACGAAGTTGGAGAAGGTATCGAGAAGAAACAAGAAGATTTTGCTGCTGAAGTACAGGAACAAATGAAGTAA
- the pyrH gene encoding UMP kinase: MTKVKYKRIVLKISGEALAGDEGSGINPTVISHLAQEIKSVHDLGVDIGIVCGGGNMWRGETGAKLGMERSQADYMGMLATIMNGLALQDGLEHIGVPTRLQTSIEMRQVAEPYIRRKAIRHLEKGRVVIMGGGTGNPYFSTDTTAALRAAEINADVILMAKNGVDGVYSADPKVDPKATKYNELTQLDLISQNLQVMDRTASSLSMDTNIPLIVFNVNTEGNIKRVVQGEKIGTVIEGGK; encoded by the coding sequence ATGACTAAAGTTAAATATAAGCGAATTGTTTTAAAAATTTCCGGTGAAGCACTTGCTGGTGATGAAGGTAGTGGAATTAATCCGACCGTTATTAGTCATTTAGCTCAAGAAATTAAATCCGTGCATGACTTAGGTGTTGATATTGGCATCGTTTGTGGTGGTGGCAATATGTGGCGTGGCGAAACTGGTGCTAAGCTAGGAATGGAACGTTCACAAGCTGACTATATGGGAATGCTGGCAACTATTATGAATGGTCTTGCATTACAAGATGGTTTGGAGCATATTGGCGTTCCTACTAGATTACAAACTTCAATTGAAATGAGACAAGTTGCTGAACCTTATATCAGGCGAAAGGCAATTCGCCATTTAGAAAAAGGTCGTGTAGTTATCATGGGTGGAGGTACTGGTAATCCTTACTTTTCAACCGATACAACTGCAGCTTTGAGAGCTGCTGAGATTAATGCAGATGTTATTTTAATGGCTAAAAATGGCGTTGATGGTGTCTATTCTGCTGATCCAAAAGTTGATCCCAAAGCAACTAAGTATAATGAATTGACTCAACTTGATCTAATCTCACAAAACTTGCAAGTAATGGATCGCACTGCTAGTTCACTGTCAATGGATACTAACATTCCATTGATTGTCTTTAACGTAAATACTGAAGGCAATATTAAACGCGTAGTCCAAGGTGAAAAAATTGGTACTGTTATCGAGGGTGGTAAATAA
- the frr gene encoding ribosome recycling factor produces the protein MNNEIVKKAQDNMDKSITVFQKNLSAIRAGVANAALLNGVQVDYYGAPTPLTQLSSVTIPEPRVLMITPYDQNSLDNIEHALLASNLGLTPANDGKVIRLVIPQLTGERRQEIAKQVNKTAEEAKIAVRNVRRDAMNGLKKQAKDDEITEDEQRSLEKQVQKITDNATKKIDELADQKRSEITKG, from the coding sequence ATGAATAACGAAATCGTCAAAAAAGCACAAGACAATATGGACAAATCGATTACTGTTTTTCAAAAAAATTTGTCTGCAATTCGAGCTGGTGTAGCTAACGCTGCTTTACTTAATGGTGTTCAAGTTGATTATTATGGTGCACCAACTCCGCTGACACAATTATCAAGTGTTACGATTCCGGAACCTCGAGTGTTAATGATTACTCCTTATGATCAAAACAGTCTTGACAATATCGAGCACGCATTGTTAGCCTCGAACTTAGGCTTAACTCCAGCTAATGATGGTAAAGTTATTAGATTAGTTATCCCACAGCTAACCGGGGAGCGCCGTCAAGAAATCGCCAAGCAAGTTAATAAGACTGCTGAAGAGGCTAAGATAGCTGTGCGTAATGTTCGCCGCGATGCCATGAATGGGCTTAAAAAACAGGCTAAAGATGATGAAATTACTGAAGATGAGCAACGAAGTTTAGAAAAGCAAGTTCAAAAAATTACTGATAATGCCACTAAAAAGATTGATGAACTTGCTGATCAAAAGCGTTCTGAAATTACTAAAGGTTAG
- a CDS encoding isoprenyl transferase produces MPKNNELNHLAIIMDGNGRWATKQGKPRIAGHYEGMNNVERITLAADKLGIKVLSLYAFSTENWARPKEEVAYLMNLPVRFFSKFMPTLQKNNVKVNIMGYLDELPRKTHDVVERAMTETANNTGLVLNFAFNYGSRSEIITAVKEIGTQIEAGQLTSEQIDEEMLSKHLMTAKFGEYRDPDLLIRTSGEQRISNFLLWQLAYSELAFSPKNWPDFNEDDLKAFVTDFAGRNRRYGKVDESDS; encoded by the coding sequence ATGCCTAAAAATAATGAATTAAATCACCTTGCAATTATTATGGATGGTAACGGTCGATGGGCGACAAAACAGGGTAAGCCGCGGATTGCTGGACACTACGAAGGCATGAACAATGTTGAACGGATCACCTTAGCAGCTGATAAGTTAGGGATCAAAGTCTTATCACTATATGCTTTTTCAACAGAAAATTGGGCTCGTCCAAAAGAAGAAGTTGCCTATTTGATGAACTTGCCGGTTCGCTTTTTTAGTAAGTTTATGCCCACTCTGCAAAAGAATAATGTCAAAGTTAATATCATGGGTTATCTAGATGAGTTACCACGGAAAACGCATGATGTTGTTGAAAGGGCAATGACTGAAACCGCTAATAATACCGGCTTAGTCTTAAATTTTGCCTTTAATTATGGTTCCAGAAGTGAAATTATTACGGCGGTTAAGGAAATTGGGACTCAGATTGAAGCTGGTCAATTAACTAGTGAACAAATTGATGAGGAAATGCTCTCCAAACATTTAATGACAGCTAAATTTGGTGAATATCGTGATCCAGACTTACTAATTAGAACTTCTGGAGAACAGCGAATTTCTAATTTTTTATTGTGGCAGCTAGCTTATTCTGAGTTAGCTTTTAGCCCTAAAAATTGGCCAGATTTTAATGAAGATGATTTAAAAGCATTTGTAACTGATTTTGCTGGGCGAAATCGCCGTTATGGCAAAGTGGATGAATCGGATAGTTAG